One genomic segment of Halomarina pelagica includes these proteins:
- a CDS encoding MFS transporter: MTGSGPPDWRSWTCLAGTWALSLFANAYLIVPASVLPRIMETLDLGPETAIWIVSAAFGAWAATNFLLGFVIDRVGDVRVAAAGTAALLLAGVWGFRAGTAGDFGGLLASRALGGVALAAIWTTGANLVGRAFPTESQGTALGLFTASAPAGIAIGQSAGPLVGNAYGWPANLLAFPLLAAAAFPVFLLAMGATSLAPRTATDSLLDDLDTVLASPAVRFGCAMSFVGYSLFLFFNGWMPTYLTEEFAVPLSIGSLLVALFPAVGIVSRSTGGLLSDRLLGRRRLPVIRLSFAVSLPIVAAIAVTNTVALLVVLLVVAGFAIQLSIGVFYSYVRESVPAGVAGTALSFLGSTAVAGAFTAPVVAGVLIDWTGAYLAAFAYAAALAALGVLLAWRASEPTTPA; the protein is encoded by the coding sequence ATGACGGGTTCCGGCCCGCCCGACTGGCGGTCCTGGACGTGCCTGGCCGGCACGTGGGCGCTCTCGCTGTTCGCGAACGCGTACCTCATCGTCCCGGCGAGCGTCCTCCCGCGGATCATGGAGACGCTCGACCTCGGGCCGGAGACGGCGATCTGGATCGTGAGCGCCGCGTTCGGCGCGTGGGCGGCCACGAACTTCCTGCTCGGGTTCGTCATCGACCGGGTCGGCGACGTCAGGGTCGCGGCCGCGGGCACCGCGGCGCTCCTCCTCGCCGGCGTCTGGGGCTTTCGCGCCGGCACTGCCGGCGACTTCGGCGGCCTGCTCGCCTCGCGCGCGCTCGGCGGCGTCGCGCTCGCGGCCATCTGGACGACCGGCGCGAACCTCGTCGGTCGCGCCTTCCCCACGGAGAGTCAGGGGACCGCGCTCGGTCTCTTCACCGCCAGCGCGCCCGCCGGCATCGCGATCGGCCAGTCCGCCGGTCCGCTCGTCGGCAACGCGTACGGCTGGCCGGCGAACCTCCTCGCGTTCCCCCTGCTCGCGGCCGCCGCGTTTCCGGTCTTCCTGCTCGCGATGGGCGCGACGTCCCTGGCCCCGCGGACGGCGACGGACTCCCTCCTCGACGACCTGGACACGGTCCTCGCCAGCCCCGCGGTCCGGTTCGGCTGCGCGATGAGCTTCGTGGGCTACTCGCTCTTTCTCTTCTTCAACGGCTGGATGCCCACCTACCTGACCGAGGAGTTCGCCGTCCCGCTCTCGATCGGTAGCCTCCTCGTCGCGCTCTTTCCGGCGGTCGGGATCGTCTCCCGATCGACCGGCGGCCTGCTCTCGGACCGACTCCTCGGCCGACGGCGACTCCCGGTCATCCGGCTCTCGTTCGCCGTCTCGCTCCCGATCGTCGCCGCCATCGCCGTCACGAACACGGTCGCGTTGCTGGTGGTGCTGCTGGTCGTCGCCGGCTTCGCGATCCAGCTGTCGATCGGCGTCTTCTACAGCTACGTCCGCGAGTCGGTCCCCGCCGGCGTCGCCGGAACCGCCCTCTCCTTTCTCGGCTCCACGGCCGTCGCCGGGGCGTTCACCGCGCCCGTCGTCGCCGGCGTCCTCATCGACTGGACGGGCGCGTACCTCGCCGCGTTCGCCTACGCCGCCGCGCTCGCGGCGCTCGGCGTCCTCCTCGCCTGGCGAGCGTCGGAGCCGACGACGCCGGCGTGA
- a CDS encoding IclR family transcriptional regulator has product MIHRTTTTKPVKSTETVFDIIESLKELDGARVTELADHLGLAKSTVYSQLFTLRKRGYVVKEGDRYHLSLEFAHVGEYTRTRRPSYELAGRKVAKLAEETGERSQFIVEEHGRGIYVHRETGANAVRTDSAIGGHVPLHATASGKAILAHLPDERVDGIIEYRGLPRQTDHTITDEATLREELRAIRERGYAFNQEENTERLHAVGVPVRLPDDRVLGAISVSGPTYRMKGERLEEEVLDLLLGTANELELNIAYL; this is encoded by the coding sequence ATGATACACCGAACTACCACGACGAAACCCGTCAAATCTACCGAGACGGTGTTCGACATCATCGAATCCCTGAAGGAACTCGACGGTGCCCGCGTGACGGAACTGGCGGACCACCTCGGGCTGGCGAAGAGCACGGTCTACAGTCAGCTGTTCACCCTCCGGAAACGGGGGTACGTGGTGAAAGAGGGAGATCGGTACCACCTCTCCCTGGAGTTCGCCCACGTCGGCGAGTACACCCGGACGCGCCGGCCCAGCTACGAACTCGCCGGACGGAAGGTCGCGAAGCTCGCCGAGGAGACCGGCGAGCGATCCCAGTTCATCGTCGAGGAGCACGGCCGCGGCATCTACGTCCACCGCGAGACGGGAGCGAACGCGGTCCGAACCGACTCGGCCATCGGGGGCCACGTCCCGCTCCACGCGACCGCGTCCGGGAAGGCGATCCTCGCGCACCTCCCCGACGAACGGGTCGACGGGATCATCGAGTACCGCGGTCTACCGCGGCAGACCGACCACACCATCACCGACGAGGCGACGCTCCGCGAGGAACTGCGGGCGATTCGGGAACGGGGGTACGCGTTCAACCAGGAGGAGAACACCGAACGTCTCCACGCCGTCGGCGTACCCGTCAGACTCCCCGACGACCGCGTCCTCGGTGCGATCAGCGTCTCGGGACCGACCTACCGCATGAAGGGCGAGCGACTCGAGGAGGAGGTCCTCGACCTCCTCCTCGGCACGGCGAACGAACTCGAGTTGAACATCGCGTACCTCTGA